A genomic segment from Perca flavescens isolate YP-PL-M2 chromosome 13, PFLA_1.0, whole genome shotgun sequence encodes:
- the LOC114566289 gene encoding complement C1q-like protein 4, with the protein MKISVSFTLWLLLGAVSAEESTDYQLPFPQDIYAALGQMTTSLDQLKADMRLLQRETQGTVMDSMTKETVSDIAEQVSQLKTEVDKLKQQQQGRQVAFSASLLAGGQAGTLGPFPSHPTLVFKHVVTNIGNAYNPNTGVFTAPVRGAYNFEWSIGAHGNNRNPSAAWLVKNSEHVFIAYEYEPAGFMSSSNGATLLLEVGDIVFVRLAGGTRAYDDINHHTTFSGSLLFTM; encoded by the exons ATGAAGATCTCTGTCAGTTTTACTCTGTGGCTGCTTCTCGGTGCAGTCTCCGCTGAAGAAAGTACCGATTATCAGCTGCCTTTTCCTCAAGACATCTACGCTGCACTAGGACAGATGACCACCTCGTTGGATCAACTGAAAGCGGACATGAGATTGTTGCAAAGAGAGACTCAAGGTACAGTAATGGACT caATGACTAAAGAAACTGTCTCTGATATTGCAGAACAAGTATCACAGCTGAAGACTGAAGTGGACAAGCTGAAGCAACAACAGCAAG gccGACAGGTTGCGTTCTCAGCCTCTCTGTTGGCTGGAGGCCAAGCAGGAACTTTAGGACCCTTTCCCTCGCACCCTACCCTGGTCTTCAAACACGTTGTCACCAACATCGGAAATGCCTACAACCCAAACACAG GTGTGTTCACTGCCCCGGTGAGAGGAGCGTACAACTTTGAGTGGTCGATCGGTGCACATGGAAACAACCGCAATCCTTCAGCTGCCTGGTTGGTCAAGAACTCAGAGCATGTTTTCATTGCATACGAGTATGAGCCAGCCGGTTTTATGAGTTCTTCTAATGGCGCTACGCTGTTGCTGGAGGTGGGAGACATCGTGTTTGTGCGTCTGGCGGGTGGCACTAGGGCGTATGACGACATAAATCACCACACCACCTTCAGTGGGTCTCTGCTGTTCACCATGTGA
- the LOC114566290 gene encoding complement C1q-like protein 4, whose product MKISVSFTLLLLLGSVPTSESVECQRAFPEDIYAALREITASLVQLKADMALQTTGQAQLKTEVEKLNQQQRVQQVAFSASLGGTGRATIGPFPTDTTLIYKYVPTNIGKAYNPNTGVFTAPVRGAYNFEWWVAAFGDNGHGSGAWLVKNSNQLFMAYEQQAAGFMSSSKGMTLLLEVGDIVFIRMQANTVVFDDPGHHNTFSGHLLFPM is encoded by the exons ATGAAGATCTCTGTGAGTTTTacgctgttgctgctgctcggATCCGTCCCCACAAGTGAAAGTGTTGAATGCCAGCGGGCTTTTCCCGAAGACATCTACGCTGCGCTGAGAGAGATCACCGCCTCGTTGGTTCAACTGAAGGCGGACATGGCGCTGCAGACTACAG GCCAAGCACAGCTGAAGACTGAAGTGGAGAAGCTGAATCAACAACAGCGAG tccAACAGGTTGCGTTCTCAGCCTCTCTGGGGGGAACCGGAAGAGCAACTATTGGACCCTTTCCCACAGACACTACCCTGATCTACAAATACGTGCCCACCAACATCGGAAAAGCCTACAACCCAAACACAG GTGTGTTCACTGCCCCGGTGAGAGGAGCGTACAACTTTGAGTGGTGGGTTGCTGCATTTGGAGACAATGGCCATGGTTCAGGTGCTTGGTTGGTCAAGAACTCAAACCAACTTTTCATGGCATACGAGCAACAGGCAGCCGGTTTTATGAGTTCCTCTAAAGGCATGACGCTGCTGCTGGAGGTGGGAGACATCGTCTTTATTCGTATGCAGGCTAACACTGTTGTGTTTGATGACCCAGGGCACCACAACACCTTCAGTGGGCATCTGCTGTTCCCCATGTGA